Proteins encoded by one window of Mixta hanseatica:
- a CDS encoding type II restriction endonuclease produces the protein MIMSVFHNWLSGIAGGNYFVYIKRLSANDTGATGGHQVGLYIPSGIVEKLFPSINHTREQNPSVYLTAHVSSHDCPDSEARAIYYNNRFFDGTRNEKRITRWGRGSPLQNPENTGALTILAFRLDEEGKDCSAVDIWVCASPDEEDVIETVIGEVIPGTLISGAAGQILGGLTLQHAPVNHKYAIPEDWQQRFPSGNEIIQYAAGHYVKKSDDPDEQLIDRRRVEYDIFLLVEELHVLDIIRKGFGSVDEFIALANSVSNRRKSRAGKSLELHLENLFIEHGLRHFATQAVTEGNKKPDFLFPSAEAYHDVEFPVENLRMLAVKTTCKDRWRQILNEADKIPQVHLFTLQEGVSHTQYREMQEAGVRLVVPSPLHKKYPEAVRAELMTLGAFIAELTGLYADLP, from the coding sequence ATGATTATGTCGGTTTTTCATAACTGGCTGTCTGGGATCGCAGGCGGTAATTATTTTGTTTACATCAAACGCCTTTCCGCCAATGATACAGGCGCAACGGGCGGTCATCAGGTCGGGCTTTATATTCCTTCCGGTATCGTTGAAAAGCTGTTTCCGTCCATCAACCATACCCGGGAGCAGAACCCTTCTGTTTATCTCACAGCGCATGTTTCTTCCCATGATTGTCCTGACAGTGAGGCCCGGGCCATCTATTACAACAACCGTTTTTTTGACGGGACCCGGAATGAAAAACGTATCACACGCTGGGGAAGAGGCAGTCCGCTGCAGAATCCTGAAAATACCGGCGCCCTGACAATACTGGCCTTCAGGCTCGACGAAGAGGGCAAGGACTGTTCGGCGGTGGACATCTGGGTCTGCGCCAGCCCTGATGAAGAGGACGTTATCGAGACCGTTATCGGCGAAGTTATTCCCGGAACGCTTATCTCCGGGGCCGCAGGGCAAATACTGGGCGGCCTGACTCTTCAGCATGCGCCTGTAAATCATAAATACGCTATTCCTGAAGACTGGCAGCAACGCTTTCCGTCCGGAAATGAAATTATTCAGTATGCCGCCGGCCATTACGTAAAAAAATCTGATGACCCGGATGAGCAGCTTATTGACCGTCGGCGCGTCGAGTACGACATCTTTCTGCTGGTAGAGGAATTACATGTTCTGGACATCATCCGGAAGGGATTTGGCTCTGTAGATGAGTTTATTGCGCTGGCCAACTCCGTCAGTAACCGGCGTAAATCCCGGGCCGGAAAGTCACTGGAGCTGCACCTGGAGAACCTCTTCATTGAGCACGGGCTGCGGCACTTTGCCACGCAGGCAGTCACGGAAGGCAATAAAAAACCAGATTTCCTGTTCCCTTCAGCAGAGGCTTACCACGACGTTGAGTTTCCCGTGGAAAACCTGCGCATGCTGGCGGTCAAGACCACCTGTAAAGACCGCTGGCGCCAGATACTGAACGAAGCAGATAAAATCCCGCAGGTGCACTTGTTTACGCTGCAGGAAGGGGTGTCTCATACACAGTACAGGGAAATGCAGGAGGCGGGGGTCAGGCTGGTCGTGCCGTCACCGCTGCACAAAAAATACCCGGAAGCGGTAAGGGCTGAATTAATGACGCTGGGTGCGTTCATTGCGGAGCTTACAGGGCTTTACGCAGACCTTCCGTAG